The following are from one region of the Silene latifolia isolate original U9 population chromosome 9, ASM4854445v1, whole genome shotgun sequence genome:
- the LOC141599634 gene encoding uncharacterized protein LOC141599634 isoform X1, with product MTLRRRRNNMCRKGQRVSFNGVRMALSRRYSSSKHLSSKSIVFFFLGALYGAILARSILGLQRFYMNILLFVRHGDGVQVLNDLEYQMERKICIRLRGELCDERKIWLMNLYE from the exons ATGACATTAAGGAGGAGAAGAAACAACATGTGTCGAAAAGGACAAAGAG TTTCATTCAATGGAGTCAGAATGGCTCTTTCACGAAGATATTCCTCATCAAAGCATTTATCTTCAAAATCAAT agtttttttttttctaggAGCTTTGTATGGGGCCATATTAGCAAGAAGCATTTTAG GTTTGCAAAGATTTTATATGAATATCTTACTTTTTGTTCGACATGGTGATGGTGTGCAGGTGCTGAATGATTTGGAATATCAGATGGAGAGAAAGATTTGTATAAGATTGAGAGGAGAATTGTGTGATGAGAGGAAGATTTGGCTTATGAATTTATATGAATGA
- the LOC141599634 gene encoding uncharacterized protein LOC141599634 isoform X3 produces the protein MAGAASGFVTKTFQSMLKESFAKKFTTLHFAIQSYLDDIKEEKKQHVSKRTKSFIQWSQNGSFTKIFLIKAFIFKINSFFFSRSFVWGHISKKHFRFAKILYEYLTFCSTW, from the exons ATGGCGGGTGCAGCAAGTGGATTTGTGACCAAGACATTTCAGTCTATGCTCAAAGAATCCTTTGCTAAAAAGTTTACCACTCTTCATTTTGCTATTCAATCTTACCTGG ATGACATTAAGGAGGAGAAGAAACAACATGTGTCGAAAAGGACAAAGAG TTTCATTCAATGGAGTCAGAATGGCTCTTTCACGAAGATATTCCTCATCAAAGCATTTATCTTCAAAATCAAT agtttttttttttctaggAGCTTTGTATGGGGCCATATTAGCAAGAAGCATTTTAG GTTTGCAAAGATTTTATATGAATATCTTACTTTTTGTTCGACATGGTGA
- the LOC141599634 gene encoding uncharacterized protein LOC141599634 isoform X2 — protein MAGAASGFVTKTFQSMLKESFAKKFTTLHFAIQSYLDDIKEEKKQHVSKRTKSFIQWSQNGSFTKIFLIKAFIFKINVLNDLEYQMERKICIRLRGELCDERKIWLMNLYE, from the exons ATGGCGGGTGCAGCAAGTGGATTTGTGACCAAGACATTTCAGTCTATGCTCAAAGAATCCTTTGCTAAAAAGTTTACCACTCTTCATTTTGCTATTCAATCTTACCTGG ATGACATTAAGGAGGAGAAGAAACAACATGTGTCGAAAAGGACAAAGAG TTTCATTCAATGGAGTCAGAATGGCTCTTTCACGAAGATATTCCTCATCAAAGCATTTATCTTCAAAATCAAT GTGCTGAATGATTTGGAATATCAGATGGAGAGAAAGATTTGTATAAGATTGAGAGGAGAATTGTGTGATGAGAGGAAGATTTGGCTTATGAATTTATATGAATGA
- the LOC141599634 gene encoding uncharacterized protein LOC141599634 isoform X5 yields MAGAASGFVTKTFQSMLKESFAKKFTTLHFAIQSYLDDIKEEKKQHVSKRTKSFIQWSQNGSFTKIFLIKAFIFKINLRKQICDPLELHLIL; encoded by the exons ATGGCGGGTGCAGCAAGTGGATTTGTGACCAAGACATTTCAGTCTATGCTCAAAGAATCCTTTGCTAAAAAGTTTACCACTCTTCATTTTGCTATTCAATCTTACCTGG ATGACATTAAGGAGGAGAAGAAACAACATGTGTCGAAAAGGACAAAGAG TTTCATTCAATGGAGTCAGAATGGCTCTTTCACGAAGATATTCCTCATCAAAGCATTTATCTTCAAAATCAAT CTTCGAAAGCAAATTTGTGATCCATTGGAGCTTCATCTCATATTATAA
- the LOC141599634 gene encoding uncharacterized protein LOC141599634 isoform X4: MAGAASGFVTKTFQSMLKESFAKKFTTLHFAIQSYLDDIKEEKKQHVSKRTKSFIQWSQNGSFTKIFLIKAFIFKINSFFFSRSFVWGHISKKHFRC; encoded by the exons ATGGCGGGTGCAGCAAGTGGATTTGTGACCAAGACATTTCAGTCTATGCTCAAAGAATCCTTTGCTAAAAAGTTTACCACTCTTCATTTTGCTATTCAATCTTACCTGG ATGACATTAAGGAGGAGAAGAAACAACATGTGTCGAAAAGGACAAAGAG TTTCATTCAATGGAGTCAGAATGGCTCTTTCACGAAGATATTCCTCATCAAAGCATTTATCTTCAAAATCAAT agtttttttttttctaggAGCTTTGTATGGGGCCATATTAGCAAGAAGCATTTTAG GTGCTGA